The proteins below are encoded in one region of Sulfitobacter sp. SK012:
- the murC gene encoding UDP-N-acetylmuramate--L-alanine ligase — MNAATKLPGDVGPIHFVGIGGIGMSGIAEVLLNHGYTVQGSDLKASKITDRLKELGAIIFEGQCPENIENADVIVISSAIKPGNPELDAARSRGLPIVRRAEMLAELMRLKSNIAVAGTHGKTTTTTMVAALLDGGDLDPTVINGGIIHAYGSNARKGEGEWMVVEADESDGTFNRLPATIAIVTNIDPEHMEHWGTIENLRQGFLDFTSNIPFYGVAVCCTDHPEVQALVGKITDRRVVTYGFNAQADVRAFGLTYKAGVAHFDVALQQDDIVIRDCTLPMPGDHNVSNALAAVAVARQLGMKAEQIRSALASFAGVNRRFTKVGEVDGVTIIDDYGHHPVEITAVLKAARQATEGRVIAVHQPHRYSRLSHHFEEFCTCFNDADVVGIADVYGAGEDPIPGASRDDLVAGLIAHGHRHARAVQGPDDLARLVAEQARPGDMVVCLGAGTISVWANGLPEALQALKGEAA; from the coding sequence ATGAATGCCGCAACCAAACTGCCCGGTGACGTAGGTCCCATCCACTTTGTCGGCATCGGCGGTATCGGTATGTCAGGCATCGCTGAGGTGTTACTCAATCACGGATACACCGTGCAGGGATCCGATTTGAAAGCGTCCAAGATTACGGACCGGCTCAAAGAATTGGGCGCAATCATTTTTGAAGGTCAATGCCCCGAGAACATCGAAAATGCGGATGTGATTGTGATTTCATCGGCGATCAAACCGGGCAATCCTGAGCTTGACGCGGCGCGGTCGCGTGGCCTGCCCATCGTGCGCCGGGCGGAGATGTTAGCAGAGTTGATGCGGCTGAAATCCAACATTGCGGTTGCTGGCACACATGGCAAGACAACGACTACGACAATGGTCGCAGCGCTTTTGGATGGCGGCGATCTGGACCCCACAGTGATCAACGGCGGGATCATCCATGCCTACGGATCCAACGCGCGCAAGGGCGAAGGCGAGTGGATGGTGGTTGAGGCCGACGAAAGCGACGGTACCTTTAACCGGCTGCCCGCGACCATTGCGATTGTGACCAACATCGACCCGGAACATATGGAACATTGGGGCACGATCGAGAACCTGCGCCAAGGTTTCCTTGATTTCACCTCCAACATTCCGTTTTACGGGGTGGCGGTGTGCTGTACGGATCATCCAGAGGTTCAGGCGCTTGTGGGCAAGATTACCGACCGGCGTGTGGTCACGTATGGCTTTAACGCGCAAGCAGATGTGCGGGCTTTCGGGCTGACTTACAAAGCGGGCGTGGCGCATTTTGATGTCGCGTTGCAGCAAGATGATATCGTGATCCGCGATTGCACGTTGCCGATGCCGGGGGATCACAACGTCTCTAACGCGTTGGCAGCGGTGGCGGTGGCGCGTCAGTTGGGCATGAAGGCCGAGCAAATCCGCAGCGCATTGGCCAGCTTTGCCGGTGTTAACCGGCGGTTTACAAAAGTGGGCGAAGTTGACGGTGTGACCATCATTGATGACTACGGCCACCACCCGGTTGAAATTACCGCGGTTCTGAAAGCCGCACGACAGGCCACCGAAGGACGCGTGATTGCGGTGCATCAGCCGCACCGTTATTCCCGGCTGAGCCACCATTTCGAAGAATTTTGCACCTGCTTCAACGACGCTGATGTTGTAGGCATTGCCGATGTCTATGGCGCGGGAGAAGACCCAATCCCTGGTGCCAGTCGCGATGATTTGGTCGCCGGATTAATTGCCCATGGTCACCGCCATGCGCGCGCGGTCCAAGGGCCCGATGACCTTGCCCGACTTGTCGCCGAACAAGCGCGGCCCGGTGATATGGTGGTGTGTCTTGGTGCTGGTACGATTAGCGTTTGGGCCAATGGCCTACCTGAGGCATTGCAAGCGTTAAAAGGGGAGGCTGCGTGA
- a CDS encoding DUF2484 family protein, whose protein sequence is MTLLLFCIFWVFASAGVAMLPMRRQYVPGVILLIAAPVLIVMIGLELGWIVALLALAAFVSMFRNPLRYLLARARGHHPETPK, encoded by the coding sequence GTGACTCTTCTTTTGTTCTGCATATTCTGGGTTTTTGCCTCAGCGGGTGTCGCGATGCTGCCCATGCGGCGGCAGTATGTTCCGGGGGTGATTTTGTTGATCGCAGCTCCGGTGTTGATTGTGATGATCGGTTTGGAACTAGGGTGGATCGTAGCGCTGCTTGCGCTTGCGGCCTTTGTCTCGATGTTTCGTAACCCACTACGTTATTTGCTGGCGCGTGCGCGTGGGCACCATCCGGAGACCCCGAAATGA
- a CDS encoding DUF2484 family protein, producing MSLSLTLACLWAIGANILAMTPSKDHHWRNAYVLIAIGIPIVGYVALQHGPWIGLLVMAGGCSVLRWPVIYLMRWVRRIGSRNEPAE from the coding sequence ATGAGTTTGTCCCTGACGCTTGCCTGCCTTTGGGCCATTGGTGCCAATATCCTGGCGATGACACCAAGCAAGGACCATCATTGGCGCAATGCCTATGTGCTGATCGCCATTGGCATTCCGATTGTCGGATATGTGGCGTTGCAGCACGGACCTTGGATTGGTTTGCTTGTGATGGCCGGTGGGTGCTCGGTGCTGCGTTGGCCGGTGATCTACCTGATGCGCTGGGTGCGCCGGATCGGGTCTCGTAACGAACCAGCGGAGTAA
- the murB gene encoding UDP-N-acetylmuramate dehydrogenase translates to MNDLPTPRGKLTPQRSLNDLTWLRVGGPADYLFQPADVDDLRDFLRDLPNDVAVFPIGVGSNLIVRDGGLRAVVIRLGRGFNGIGIDVDHVIAGAAALDAHVARRAADAGLDLTFLRTIPGSIGGAVRMNAGCYGSYTVDHFVSAQAVTRDGALITLGPNDMNFSYRQSDLAEGAVLINATFAPPKGDSVELHARMEAQLKKRDETQPTKDRSAGSTFRNPAGFSSTGQADDVHDLKAWRVIDDAGMRGATKGGAQMSPKHSNFLINTGAATAADLEGLGEEVRKKVYAHSGITLEWEIMRVGEFLAENAEA, encoded by the coding sequence ATGAACGACTTACCAACGCCCCGCGGCAAGCTAACGCCGCAGCGTAGTTTGAATGATCTGACATGGTTGCGTGTGGGCGGGCCTGCGGATTATTTGTTCCAACCTGCTGATGTTGACGATTTGCGCGATTTTTTGCGTGATTTGCCCAATGACGTGGCGGTTTTCCCCATTGGTGTGGGCAGTAATTTGATCGTGCGTGATGGTGGATTGCGCGCTGTTGTGATCCGGCTTGGTCGTGGATTTAACGGGATCGGTATCGATGTGGATCATGTCATTGCAGGGGCCGCGGCGCTGGACGCCCATGTGGCGCGCCGTGCGGCAGACGCGGGTTTGGACCTAACGTTTTTGCGCACCATACCGGGCAGTATTGGCGGGGCTGTGCGGATGAACGCTGGCTGTTATGGCAGCTATACGGTGGATCATTTTGTGTCTGCGCAGGCGGTGACACGGGACGGCGCGCTGATCACGCTGGGGCCAAACGACATGAATTTTTCTTATCGCCAGAGTGACTTGGCCGAGGGGGCCGTGTTGATCAATGCGACCTTTGCGCCGCCAAAAGGGGACAGTGTTGAGCTGCACGCCCGTATGGAAGCGCAGCTGAAAAAGCGGGACGAGACACAGCCGACCAAAGACCGCAGTGCAGGATCGACGTTTCGCAATCCGGCCGGGTTTTCATCGACGGGGCAGGCGGATGATGTGCATGATCTCAAGGCTTGGCGGGTCATCGATGACGCCGGCATGCGCGGTGCCACAAAGGGTGGCGCACAGATGTCGCCCAAACACTCAAATTTCCTGATAAACACAGGGGCTGCCACGGCCGCCGATCTTGAAGGATTGGGCGAAGAAGTGCGAAAAAAGGTTTACGCTCATAGCGGTATCACGTTAGAGTGGGAAATCATGCGGGTCGGCGAATTTCTTGCCGAAAACGCTGAGGCATAA
- a CDS encoding D-alanine--D-alanine ligase has translation MGGPSAEREVSLSSGRACAAALRERDYNVIEVDAGPDLCSVLTNLKPDAVLNCLHGRWGEDGCVQGLLEWVGIPYSHSGVLASSLAMDKQRTKDVYRAVGLPVVESAIVLAADVRARHMMTPPYVVKPNSEGSSVGVYLVGLDNNGPPQLDADMPEHVMIEAFAPGRELTTTVIGQQPLTVTDIITTGWYDYDAKYKEGGSSHVVPADIPTDIFDLCLDYALRAHNALGCRGVSRTDFRWDEARGADGLILLETNTQPGMTATSLTPEQAMVMGTSLADLCAWMVEDASCCR, from the coding sequence ATGGGTGGCCCTTCCGCGGAGCGCGAAGTGTCGCTTTCGAGTGGGCGCGCCTGCGCCGCTGCATTGCGGGAACGGGACTACAATGTGATCGAGGTCGATGCTGGCCCCGACCTTTGCTCCGTTTTGACTAATTTGAAACCTGACGCTGTTCTCAATTGCCTGCATGGCCGTTGGGGCGAAGACGGCTGTGTGCAGGGTTTGCTTGAATGGGTGGGTATTCCCTACAGCCATTCGGGCGTGCTGGCGTCGTCGCTGGCCATGGATAAACAGCGCACCAAAGACGTCTACCGGGCGGTTGGTTTGCCCGTGGTCGAAAGCGCAATCGTGCTCGCGGCTGATGTGCGTGCGCGTCACATGATGACACCACCCTATGTGGTTAAGCCCAACAGCGAAGGATCTTCGGTTGGCGTCTATCTGGTTGGGCTGGATAATAATGGCCCGCCTCAGCTGGATGCGGATATGCCCGAGCATGTGATGATTGAGGCTTTTGCGCCGGGGCGTGAGCTGACGACGACCGTGATTGGACAGCAGCCTTTGACCGTCACTGACATTATCACCACCGGCTGGTACGACTATGACGCCAAATATAAAGAAGGCGGATCCAGCCACGTGGTGCCTGCCGATATTCCCACTGACATTTTTGATCTGTGCCTCGATTACGCTTTGCGCGCCCATAACGCTTTGGGATGCCGTGGTGTGAGCCGCACGGATTTTCGCTGGGATGAGGCGCGCGGGGCCGATGGGTTGATCTTGCTTGAGACAAACACCCAGCCCGGCATGACGGCCACATCTCTAACGCCCGAGCAGGCAATGGTTATGGGAACGTCGCTGGCTGATTTATGTGCTTGGATGGTGGAGGATGCCTCATGCTGTCGTTGA
- a CDS encoding cell division protein FtsQ/DivIB — translation MLSLIRRNKTSRSDPAPSRWSWRMERLMLTPVFRFALRVGVPFCITLAAGTWYLTDEARRDMIAQTVADARASIETRPEFMVNLMAIDGAEDDLAAHIRAAVPLDFPVSSFDLDLTAIRQTITEISAVNQAALRIRPGGVLQVDVTPRVPVAIWRSETGLALIDRDGIYVAEILTRYARPDLPLIAGGKANQSVTEALSLIAAADPLGDRLRGVVRIGERRWDVVLDRGQRILLPETGALQALERVIALEGARDVLSRDVARVDMRLGQRPTVQMSKEASDQWRARQTNFKAQEK, via the coding sequence ATGCTGTCGTTGATCCGTAGGAACAAAACTTCGCGCTCTGATCCTGCGCCGTCGCGCTGGTCTTGGCGGATGGAGCGCTTGATGCTCACGCCGGTGTTCCGTTTTGCCTTGAGGGTGGGCGTGCCGTTTTGCATCACCTTGGCAGCAGGCACTTGGTACCTGACCGACGAAGCGCGCCGCGACATGATTGCACAGACAGTCGCAGATGCCCGCGCCAGCATCGAGACGCGTCCAGAATTTATGGTCAATCTGATGGCTATCGATGGGGCCGAAGATGATCTGGCAGCGCATATTCGAGCCGCTGTGCCGCTTGATTTCCCGGTCAGCAGCTTTGATTTGGATTTGACGGCGATCCGCCAGACCATCACCGAGATTTCTGCCGTCAACCAGGCCGCCCTTCGCATTCGGCCGGGTGGGGTGTTGCAGGTCGATGTGACCCCTCGGGTGCCCGTGGCGATATGGCGCTCTGAGACTGGGCTGGCCTTGATCGACCGCGATGGCATTTATGTCGCAGAGATTTTGACACGTTATGCGCGCCCTGATTTGCCGCTGATCGCGGGCGGAAAAGCCAACCAATCTGTGACCGAAGCGCTTTCCTTGATTGCAGCCGCTGACCCTTTGGGCGACCGATTGCGCGGCGTTGTGCGTATCGGCGAGCGGCGCTGGGACGTTGTTCTGGACCGGGGGCAACGGATTTTGCTGCCCGAAACCGGCGCGTTGCAGGCGCTTGAGCGGGTGATTGCCCTTGAGGGCGCGCGCGATGTTTTGAGCCGTGATGTGGCGCGGGTGGATATGCGGTTGGGTCAACGACCCACCGTTCAGATGAGTAAAGAGGCCTCCGATCAATGGCGGGCCCGGCAGACGAACTTTAAGGCACAGGAAAAATGA
- the ftsA gene encoding cell division protein FtsA → MMDLYDSQRSMRNMRKIAMQRGVVAILDVGSSKIACLVLRFDGTGSMVEDGEIGSLAGQSGFRVIGAATTRSRGVRFGEICAIQETERAIRTALQAAQKMAGIRVDHVIACFAGAEPRSYGLDAEVELEGSAVSEQDVARVLASCDVPDYGAEREVLHAQPVNFALDHRSGLSDPRGQLGNALSVDMHMLTVDADAVQHLAHCIKRCDLELAGIASSAYCSGISALVEDEQELGAACIDLGGGATSVSIFMKKHMIYADSIRMGGDHITSDISMGLQVPMANAERIKTFYGGVHATGMDDREMIEIMAETGDYHHDRRTASRAELIGIMRPRVEEIFEEVRARLDAAGFDHLPSQQIVLTGGGSQIPGLDGLASKILGQQVRLGRPLRVHGLPQAATGPGFASAVGLALFAAHPQDEWWDFDIPADRYPSRSLKRAVKWFRDNW, encoded by the coding sequence ATGATGGATCTCTACGACAGCCAACGATCGATGCGGAATATGCGCAAAATTGCGATGCAGCGCGGGGTTGTGGCGATCCTTGATGTGGGCAGTTCAAAGATTGCATGCTTGGTGCTTCGCTTTGATGGCACGGGCAGCATGGTCGAAGACGGCGAGATCGGATCATTGGCGGGACAGTCGGGCTTCCGAGTGATCGGTGCGGCGACCACACGCTCGCGCGGGGTCCGCTTTGGCGAGATTTGCGCAATCCAAGAAACGGAGCGGGCCATTCGCACTGCGTTGCAGGCCGCGCAAAAGATGGCGGGCATCCGTGTTGATCATGTCATTGCGTGTTTTGCAGGGGCCGAACCGCGCAGCTACGGGCTTGATGCTGAGGTCGAGTTGGAAGGCAGCGCCGTTTCTGAGCAGGACGTGGCCCGGGTGCTCGCATCGTGTGATGTGCCTGACTACGGTGCGGAGCGCGAAGTGTTGCATGCACAGCCAGTGAATTTCGCACTCGATCACCGCTCAGGTCTGAGCGATCCGCGCGGTCAACTGGGCAATGCGTTGTCGGTTGATATGCACATGCTGACGGTGGATGCCGATGCGGTTCAACACCTAGCGCATTGCATCAAGCGTTGCGATCTTGAGTTGGCTGGGATTGCATCTTCGGCATATTGCTCGGGCATCTCAGCCTTGGTGGAAGACGAACAAGAATTGGGTGCTGCTTGCATTGATTTGGGCGGCGGAGCGACCAGCGTGTCGATCTTTATGAAGAAACACATGATCTACGCGGACAGCATCCGAATGGGCGGTGATCACATCACTTCGGATATTTCGATGGGCTTGCAGGTTCCAATGGCCAACGCCGAACGGATCAAGACGTTTTACGGCGGTGTGCACGCCACGGGCATGGATGACCGTGAGATGATCGAGATTATGGCCGAAACCGGGGATTACCACCACGACCGCCGTACGGCGAGCCGGGCAGAACTGATTGGCATCATGCGCCCGCGTGTCGAAGAGATTTTTGAAGAGGTGCGGGCACGGCTCGATGCGGCTGGTTTCGACCATCTGCCAAGCCAGCAGATTGTTTTGACCGGTGGCGGCAGTCAGATCCCTGGCTTGGACGGTTTGGCCAGCAAGATTTTGGGCCAGCAGGTTCGCCTTGGTCGACCTTTGCGGGTGCATGGGTTGCCACAGGCTGCAACGGGACCCGGATTCGCGTCTGCTGTGGGGCTCGCATTGTTCGCGGCACACCCGCAGGACGAGTGGTGGGACTTCGATATTCCCGCAGACCGATACCCTTCACGTTCTCTCAAGCGGGCGGTTAAATGGTTCAGGGACAACTGGTGA
- the ftsZ gene encoding cell division protein FtsZ produces the protein MTLNLSLPGQDDLKPRITVFGVGGAGGNAVNNMIEKQLDGVDFVVANTDAQALQQAQAENRVQLGIKVTEGLGAGARAAVGAAAAEESIEQIVDHLAGAHMCFITAGMGGGTGTGAAPIIAQAARELGVLTVGVVTKPFQFEGAKRMRQAEDGVEALQKVVDTLIIIPNQNLFRLANEKTTFTEAFSMADDVLYQGVKGVTDLMVRPGLINLDFADVRAVMDEMGKAMMGTGEADGEDRAIQAAEKAIANPLLDEISLRGAKGVLINITGGHDLTLFELDEAANRIREEVDPEANIIVGSTLDTEMGGTMRVSVVATGIDAMDVNTEMPVPRRSMRQPLPQSALDDAQEIGQIEAPERQPIAAESQRQEDDAPSFLDDLDTKEVAAQDMHDDIFDEDAQDDEDGLPAPAYTPEVTAFEPRRDAIEAEPEAFVAPRAPVPGTPSPEALARLRAAAQKANPAAQQQHAARQQQQSVEPSAASSERPRFGINSLINRMTGQEGERPAAAAPQPARQQPSVKSPSAASAPQPRESVDPDQERIEIPAFLRRQAN, from the coding sequence ATGACATTGAATCTTTCATTGCCCGGACAGGATGACCTTAAGCCACGGATCACCGTATTTGGTGTCGGCGGGGCGGGTGGCAATGCTGTAAACAACATGATCGAGAAGCAACTCGATGGTGTGGATTTTGTCGTCGCCAACACGGACGCTCAAGCCTTGCAGCAGGCGCAAGCAGAGAACCGCGTTCAGCTGGGTATCAAAGTCACCGAAGGTTTGGGGGCTGGGGCCCGCGCCGCAGTTGGTGCCGCCGCAGCCGAAGAAAGCATTGAACAGATTGTTGACCATCTGGCCGGTGCTCACATGTGTTTCATCACTGCCGGTATGGGGGGGGGCACCGGGACAGGCGCTGCTCCAATTATCGCACAAGCCGCCCGCGAATTGGGTGTTCTGACCGTTGGTGTCGTGACCAAGCCGTTCCAGTTTGAAGGTGCCAAGCGCATGCGTCAGGCCGAGGACGGTGTTGAGGCGCTGCAAAAGGTTGTTGATACGCTGATCATCATTCCGAACCAAAACCTGTTCCGTTTGGCCAATGAAAAAACCACCTTTACCGAAGCCTTCTCCATGGCGGATGACGTGCTTTATCAAGGTGTTAAGGGCGTTACAGACCTGATGGTACGTCCTGGCCTGATTAACCTCGACTTTGCTGATGTGCGCGCCGTAATGGACGAAATGGGCAAAGCCATGATGGGGACAGGCGAGGCGGACGGCGAAGATCGCGCGATCCAAGCCGCAGAAAAAGCCATTGCCAACCCGCTGCTGGACGAAATCAGCCTGCGCGGTGCCAAGGGCGTGCTGATCAACATCACCGGCGGTCACGACCTGACCCTTTTCGAACTGGACGAAGCTGCAAACCGCATTCGCGAAGAAGTCGACCCAGAGGCAAACATCATTGTCGGTTCCACGCTGGATACCGAAATGGGTGGCACAATGCGCGTCAGCGTTGTGGCGACGGGTATCGATGCGATGGATGTGAACACCGAAATGCCGGTTCCACGTCGTTCCATGCGTCAGCCTTTGCCACAAAGTGCGCTCGACGACGCGCAGGAGATTGGCCAGATCGAAGCGCCTGAGCGCCAGCCGATTGCCGCAGAATCGCAACGCCAAGAAGACGATGCACCAAGCTTCCTTGACGATCTTGATACAAAAGAGGTCGCTGCACAGGACATGCATGACGATATCTTTGATGAAGACGCACAAGATGACGAAGACGGTCTGCCAGCCCCGGCATATACGCCAGAAGTGACCGCATTCGAGCCTCGCCGTGATGCCATCGAAGCTGAGCCAGAGGCATTTGTTGCGCCACGCGCTCCTGTGCCCGGCACGCCATCGCCTGAAGCACTTGCACGCCTGCGTGCCGCCGCACAAAAGGCGAATCCGGCAGCCCAGCAACAACATGCAGCACGCCAGCAGCAACAATCGGTAGAACCCAGTGCCGCTTCTAGTGAGCGTCCACGGTTTGGGATCAACTCGCTGATCAACCGCATGACAGGCCAAGAAGGTGAGCGTCCTGCAGCAGCCGCGCCGCAGCCTGCGCGCCAGCAACCATCGGTCAAATCGCCGTCTGCTGCGTCGGCTCCTCAGCCCCGCGAGTCTGTTGATCCCGATCAAGAACGCATCGAAATCCCCGCGTTCCTGCGCCGTCAAGCGAACTAA
- the lpxC gene encoding UDP-3-O-acyl-N-acetylglucosamine deacetylase, whose product MQTTLKSAISFTGKGLHSGAPVTVTLRPAGVHHGIWFKRTDIDLGDRMIPARWDAVNRSPLCTKLENANGLQVSTVEHLMAAIAGCGIHNVLVEIDGPEVPILDGSSAPFVRGIMQRGVRVQTSPVMAFEVLKTVTVTEGDASASIAPSDTLRIDFTIDFVDAAIGHQQKSLVMNNGSFARELCDSRTFCRQADVDAMQASGLALGGNAGENAVVFDGENVVSPGGLRHADEPVRHKMLDALGDLALAGAPLLGHYTGVRAGHSLTNTLLRALFATPGAVRMVKCDGEMAARLPGHGLVWDEIPAVA is encoded by the coding sequence GTGCAAACAACTTTGAAATCAGCGATCAGCTTTACCGGCAAAGGCCTGCACTCTGGTGCGCCTGTGACTGTTACACTGCGTCCTGCTGGTGTGCACCACGGGATCTGGTTCAAGCGGACGGACATTGATTTGGGTGACCGGATGATTCCTGCGCGTTGGGATGCTGTTAACCGTTCGCCTTTGTGCACCAAGCTGGAAAACGCAAACGGTCTTCAGGTTTCTACTGTTGAGCATTTGATGGCAGCCATCGCAGGCTGCGGTATCCACAATGTGCTCGTTGAAATCGACGGTCCAGAAGTTCCCATTCTTGATGGCTCTTCCGCCCCTTTCGTGCGCGGTATCATGCAGCGCGGCGTTCGTGTTCAGACTTCCCCTGTGATGGCGTTTGAAGTTCTGAAAACGGTGACTGTTACGGAGGGCGATGCGTCTGCATCAATCGCGCCGTCAGACACGCTTCGGATTGATTTCACAATCGATTTTGTTGACGCTGCCATTGGGCACCAGCAAAAATCATTGGTCATGAACAACGGTTCTTTCGCGCGTGAACTTTGTGACAGCCGCACCTTCTGCCGTCAGGCAGATGTGGATGCGATGCAGGCCAGCGGTTTGGCACTTGGCGGGAACGCTGGCGAAAATGCTGTTGTTTTTGATGGTGAAAACGTCGTGAGCCCTGGTGGGTTGCGGCATGCGGATGAGCCTGTACGCCATAAAATGCTTGATGCGTTGGGTGATCTGGCCTTGGCGGGTGCACCGCTTTTGGGTCACTATACTGGCGTGCGTGCGGGCCATTCCTTGACCAACACGCTGCTGCGCGCTCTTTTTGCGACGCCAGGGGCGGTGCGGATGGTCAAATGTGACGGCGAAATGGCTGCGCGTCTTCCGGGCCACGGTCTGGTTTGGGATGAAATTCCTGCCGTCGCCTGA
- a CDS encoding outer membrane protein assembly factor BamD, producing the protein MKVQGSAKRVAGVMLIVASLAACSTDSGRFTSSFFNRQEIPLDTYSAEQIFERGEFELNRKRPSDGAFYFSEIERLYPYSEWAKRALIMQAFAYHQDKDYPNSRSASQRFIDFYPDDDDAAYASYLLALSYYDQIDDVGRDQGLTFQSLQALRDVIERYPDSDYARAAVLKFDLAFNHLAGKEMEVGRYYLRRDHYPAAINRFRVVVEDFQTTSHTAEALHRLVEAYLSLGLTDEAQTAGAILGYNYRSTVWYEDSFKLLSGRGLELKSFGDNWLSSIYRQTIKGQWL; encoded by the coding sequence ATGAAAGTGCAGGGCTCAGCAAAACGGGTAGCGGGAGTGATGCTGATTGTAGCGTCGTTGGCTGCCTGTAGCACGGATTCCGGGCGCTTCACATCAAGCTTCTTTAACCGGCAAGAAATCCCTCTTGATACGTATTCAGCTGAGCAGATTTTTGAACGCGGCGAGTTTGAGTTGAATCGCAAGCGCCCAAGCGACGGTGCGTTCTACTTCTCAGAGATTGAGCGTCTTTATCCCTATTCAGAATGGGCTAAACGCGCGTTAATCATGCAGGCTTTTGCCTATCATCAAGACAAAGATTACCCCAACAGCCGGTCTGCGTCGCAGAGGTTCATCGACTTCTATCCAGATGATGATGATGCCGCCTATGCATCCTATCTTCTGGCGCTCAGCTATTACGATCAGATCGATGATGTTGGCCGTGATCAGGGGCTGACGTTTCAATCGCTGCAAGCGCTGCGTGATGTGATTGAGCGCTACCCAGATAGCGATTATGCCCGTGCTGCGGTCCTGAAATTTGACCTTGCTTTCAACCATCTTGCGGGCAAGGAAATGGAAGTCGGGCGCTATTATCTGCGGCGCGACCACTATCCGGCAGCGATCAATCGTTTCCGAGTGGTGGTAGAGGATTTCCAGACAACGTCACACACCGCAGAGGCATTGCACCGGCTGGTTGAGGCTTATCTAAGCCTTGGTCTGACGGATGAAGCGCAGACGGCTGGGGCGATTCTGGGCTATAACTACCGCTCGACCGTGTGGTACGAAGACAGCTTCAAATTGCTGTCTGGCCGTGGGCTTGAGCTTAAATCGTTTGGTGACAACTGGCTGTCTTCGATTTACCGCCAGACCATCAAAGGTCAGTGGCTCTAG